In Sporosarcina psychrophila, a genomic segment contains:
- a CDS encoding DNA/RNA non-specific endonuclease — protein MQEGVIRFKRKRDDTISQLYEFDETQTTALHPIEQDLQTMNTWLTDMEGLFQAGVKDINFVPSQWNLLTFRSEIRTELFPKVYLNPNDLWVKEHQQLIGTMITTATFQTLEGKKVNTVEENLDENIKYHMYENGLLIKEYVVGQTVFYEVVSKVDYKEEETVKVDKPKENKLLDSFQFGLDLAGLIPVVGEVADGVNGVIYTARGDALNAALSFGAMILVAGWASTGGKLALKGNDLNQVRKVVSTEKMASIYSPIYQDVVNSPLGKTQNQLDLLTNTHYQLGTPNALAFNMQFPKTDIPTSIKVGDVKVEVKNVDVGAKGTGKGIVNEVKEIDFGKHIIKGENGKKQLLPNTKYVTNNNYKYTTDELGSIVNVNAPELVLKKADRNKYAQANVGGKDRLPDDDGGHLIGAQFNGPPDIDNLVPQNSQINRRGGVWYEMETEWANALKEIPPKKVSISIDPIYSNNSMRPDSFMVEYEIEGQFPVIREIANKSGG, from the coding sequence GTGCAAGAGGGAGTCATTCGTTTTAAGAGGAAACGTGATGATACCATCTCTCAACTTTATGAATTTGATGAAACTCAGACTACCGCACTACATCCCATTGAACAAGATTTGCAGACGATGAACACGTGGCTTACGGATATGGAAGGACTGTTCCAAGCAGGAGTAAAGGACATAAACTTCGTCCCGAGCCAATGGAATCTTCTGACGTTTAGAAGTGAAATTAGAACGGAACTGTTCCCAAAAGTGTACTTAAATCCAAATGACTTATGGGTAAAGGAACATCAACAGCTGATTGGTACGATGATTACTACAGCGACTTTTCAAACCCTTGAAGGGAAAAAAGTGAATACTGTCGAAGAGAATCTGGATGAAAATATAAAATACCATATGTATGAAAATGGTTTACTCATTAAAGAGTATGTTGTAGGCCAAACAGTTTTCTATGAAGTTGTTTCCAAAGTTGACTATAAGGAAGAAGAGACCGTTAAAGTCGACAAACCCAAAGAAAACAAATTACTTGATTCTTTCCAGTTTGGATTAGATTTAGCAGGGCTTATACCTGTTGTTGGTGAAGTCGCAGATGGCGTAAATGGTGTTATCTATACGGCAAGAGGGGATGCATTAAATGCGGCCCTTTCTTTTGGAGCGATGATTCTAGTTGCTGGCTGGGCAAGTACGGGTGGGAAATTAGCCTTAAAAGGAAACGATTTAAATCAAGTAAGAAAAGTGGTAAGTACAGAGAAGATGGCGTCCATCTATTCGCCAATTTACCAAGATGTCGTCAACAGTCCATTAGGAAAAACTCAAAATCAACTAGATCTCTTAACTAATACTCATTACCAATTGGGTACGCCAAATGCCCTTGCATTCAATATGCAATTCCCAAAAACAGATATTCCTACGAGTATCAAAGTTGGAGATGTTAAGGTTGAAGTGAAGAATGTGGATGTTGGGGCTAAGGGTACGGGAAAAGGTATAGTCAACGAAGTTAAAGAAATTGACTTCGGAAAGCACATAATAAAAGGTGAAAATGGTAAGAAACAACTACTCCCAAATACTAAGTATGTAACCAATAATAACTACAAATATACTACTGATGAACTTGGAAGTATAGTAAATGTAAATGCTCCTGAACTTGTATTGAAAAAGGCTGATAGAAATAAATATGCCCAGGCAAATGTAGGGGGAAAAGACAGATTACCAGATGATGATGGCGGACATTTAATAGGAGCACAATTTAATGGTCCTCCTGATATTGATAATCTTGTACCACAAAATAGTCAAATTAATAGGAGGGGTGGAGTTTGGTACGAAATGGAGACTGAGTGGGCCAATGCATTGAAAGAGATACCACCGAAGAAAGTTTCTATTAGCATTGATCCAATCTATTCTAATAATTCAATGCGACCTGATTCCTTTATGGTCGAATATGAAATTGAAGGACAATTCCCAGTGATTCGTGAGATTGCAAATAAATCAGGGGGCTGA
- a CDS encoding immunity protein YezG family protein, whose protein sequence is MSFEIELNKLYNKIAQQVNDMIPTEWDNFYFNGEVKEREGGVFFFFTPQGEEQHVYSHYIPKLYSIDKRAYNKELHKLLQLTVELQKVFIDNDQEPWFSVTLLINDTGKLNVHFDYTNWHESEFGPTARIKYFEYKYVSQNKEQPDLDLIERMKEFEKK, encoded by the coding sequence ATGAGTTTTGAAATAGAATTAAACAAGTTATATAATAAAATTGCACAACAGGTTAATGATATGATTCCAACTGAATGGGATAATTTCTATTTTAATGGTGAAGTTAAGGAGAGAGAAGGAGGAGTTTTCTTCTTTTTTACACCCCAAGGTGAGGAGCAACACGTTTATTCACATTATATTCCAAAATTATATAGTATAGATAAGAGGGCTTATAATAAAGAACTACATAAATTATTGCAACTAACTGTTGAACTTCAAAAAGTTTTTATTGATAACGACCAAGAACCTTGGTTTTCAGTGACATTATTAATAAATGATACAGGAAAATTAAATGTACATTTTGATTATACAAATTGGCATGAAAGTGAATTTGGCCCAACAGCTAGAATTAAGTATTTTGAATATAAATATGTAAGCCAAAACAAAGAACAGCCAGATTTAGATTTAATAGAGAGAATGAAGGAATTTGAAAAAAAGTAA
- a CDS encoding SMI1/KNR4 family protein, whose amino-acid sequence MSLPERLDEVLGEEIYKREDSNLVQDALIRLGVNVSDTFQEFYIQYAGSFWEELVPFELLDIADEENNIESYTLISRKEHGFPKQYLVLSEMSANAVLVLDTVTDKIYIVNFEGGDELLLKGELKETWSSFFDFLKAYFNC is encoded by the coding sequence ATGAGTTTGCCTGAGAGACTAGATGAAGTTCTAGGAGAAGAAATATATAAACGTGAAGATAGCAATCTAGTACAAGATGCTTTAATAAGGCTAGGTGTAAACGTATCAGATACTTTCCAAGAATTTTATATCCAGTATGCAGGATCTTTTTGGGAAGAGCTTGTACCCTTTGAATTATTAGATATAGCAGATGAAGAAAATAATATTGAATCATACACACTCATTTCTAGAAAAGAACATGGTTTTCCGAAGCAGTATCTGGTTTTAAGTGAAATGTCAGCAAATGCTGTATTAGTGCTGGATACTGTAACAGATAAAATTTATATAGTTAATTTTGAGGGTGGAGATGAACTGCTTTTAAAAGGAGAGCTAAAGGAAACTTGGTCATCGTTTTTTGATTTCTTGAAGGCATATTTTAATTGTTAA
- a CDS encoding 3'-5' exonuclease, with protein MQYIVFDLEATMSHTTDMPQYIIEIGAAKVSDVEGELKIIDRFQSYVKPPQMDLLDKRTLKFVGLTTDQFIDSPNMVEVMQRFRKWIGEEDYYLCSWSNSDLRLLVNHYAKERFDLSWVKNFNDIQRPICVDVFQENRQISLKEALTMSGIEQDGELHSAGDDAVNTAKLLVKNIKDIVATTSEDPFAQIICVLYKNCFICGKTTRHNDLHLNEKGKKTNRCNTCWERINEENLAKELEGKANIKVQ; from the coding sequence ATGCAATATATAGTTTTCGATTTAGAGGCAACGATGTCACATACAACAGATATGCCACAGTATATAATTGAAATTGGCGCTGCCAAAGTCTCGGATGTCGAAGGTGAATTAAAAATCATTGATAGGTTTCAGTCTTACGTAAAACCCCCACAAATGGATTTACTTGATAAGAGAACATTGAAATTTGTAGGGCTAACTACTGATCAGTTCATTGATTCACCGAACATGGTAGAGGTAATGCAAAGATTTCGTAAGTGGATAGGCGAGGAAGATTACTATCTATGTAGTTGGAGCAATAGCGACCTTCGACTCCTTGTCAATCACTATGCGAAGGAAAGATTTGATTTATCGTGGGTAAAAAACTTTAATGATATACAAAGACCTATATGTGTGGATGTTTTTCAAGAAAACAGACAAATTTCACTGAAAGAAGCATTAACGATGAGTGGAATTGAACAAGATGGAGAACTTCACTCTGCTGGTGATGATGCGGTTAACACAGCAAAACTTCTTGTGAAAAATATAAAAGATATCGTAGCCACTACATCTGAAGATCCGTTTGCTCAAATAATTTGCGTTCTGTATAAGAATTGTTTCATATGTGGTAAAACTACAAGGCATAATGACCTTCACTTGAATGAAAAAGGCAAGAAGACTAATAGATGTAATACTTGTTGGGAAAGAATAAACGAAGAAAATCTAGCGAAAGAGTTAGAGGGAAAAGCCAATATCAAAGTACAATAA
- a CDS encoding NUDIX hydrolase N-terminal domain-containing protein — translation MGYQWLGWAQLIQALSQSSLAFLSNIYDIERYEELRMICAEIKEERTGLDMQEIKDLFMNDTGYQTPKVDVRGDSFQVMKVL, via the coding sequence ATGGGTTATCAATGGTTGGGATGGGCACAACTCATTCAAGCCTTATCGCAATCCAGCTTAGCCTTTTTAAGTAATATTTACGATATCGAACGCTACGAAGAATTACGCATGATTTGTGCAGAAATCAAGGAAGAGCGTACGGGATTAGACATGCAGGAAATCAAGGATTTATTCATGAATGACACAGGCTATCAAACGCCTAAAGTGGATGTTCGTGGGGATAGTTTTCAAGTGATGAAAGTGTTATGA
- a CDS encoding DUF6440 family protein, with translation MKKRFKVKLKEHLSGGLIKIVVDTETGVNYLMTSGLGLSGMTPLLDKDGKIVID, from the coding sequence ATGAAAAAAAGATTTAAAGTAAAATTAAAAGAACATTTAAGTGGAGGCCTTATTAAAATTGTAGTGGATACTGAAACAGGTGTAAATTATCTCATGACTAGTGGTTTGGGATTGAGTGGAATGACTCCTTTACTAGATAAAGATGGGAAGATAGTGATTGATTAA
- a CDS encoding CoxG family protein — translation MAIASHSVIIPAPVENVWEYVSQIENWAVMVPAYKEHEQIDEQKSVWTFEGNIKGFKKAVKMELNITEFHEPSMIRFELKGLTDNFTGSGQFTADETAGQTTMTGTVEVNAGGLTGAVLTPVIKMVLPKVTTRLTEKIARQVKQEKLSVR, via the coding sequence ATGGCAATTGCATCACATTCTGTAATCATTCCAGCACCTGTAGAGAACGTATGGGAATACGTTAGTCAAATCGAAAACTGGGCAGTAATGGTTCCTGCCTATAAGGAGCATGAACAAATCGATGAACAAAAGTCGGTTTGGACATTCGAAGGGAATATTAAAGGATTTAAAAAGGCTGTAAAAATGGAGTTAAACATCACTGAATTTCATGAGCCATCGATGATTCGGTTCGAGTTAAAAGGGTTAACGGACAACTTTACAGGTAGTGGCCAGTTTACTGCTGATGAAACGGCAGGGCAAACAACGATGACAGGGACAGTTGAAGTAAATGCAGGCGGCTTAACAGGCGCTGTGTTGACACCTGTTATTAAAATGGTGTTGCCGAAAGTGACAACACGCTTAACGGAGAAAATTGCACGCCAAGTTAAACAGGAAAAGTTGTCGGTTCGGTAA